In Arachis hypogaea cultivar Tifrunner chromosome 2, arahy.Tifrunner.gnm2.J5K5, whole genome shotgun sequence, a genomic segment contains:
- the LOC112749017 gene encoding uncharacterized protein: protein MALHGTIFINGLSSNTIKEFNFLPGSFINNFQKLHYVSLPSSNPVRLVFGKSFGRSDQLCLLPATQWPNLQKQGYRRQQRVKSEDSESILSSENIALDEQTLEEELRNAIAEENYAKAAKIRDTLKNLQKDSKTTIFGINSRFYESFRTGDLAAMQALWSKKDEVCCVHPGLKGISGYDDVIESWNLVWANYEFPLEIRLEDIKVHARGDMGYVTCMEFVKTKGGRWGGQFVTNVFEKIDGQWYICIHHASPIDL, encoded by the exons ATGGCGCTTCATGGAACCATCTTCATCAAT GGTCTTTCTTCTAATACAATCAAGGAATTTAATTTCTTACCGGGTTCATTCATCAATAACTTTCAGAAGCTTCATTATGTTTCTCTTCCTTCCTCTAATCCAGTTAGATTAGTTTTTGGCAAAAGTTTTGGAAGAAGTGACCAACTGTGTCTTCTGCCTGCCACTCAATGGCCAAACTTGCAAAAGCAAGGATACA GGAGGCAACAAAGAGTCAAAAGTGAAGACTCAGAGAGCATCTTGAGTAGTGAGAATATCGCATTGGATGAACAAACTTTGGAGGAGGAGTTACGGAATGCCATTGCGGAAGAGAACTATGCTAAAGCAGCAAAAATAAGGGATACGCTCAAAAACCTCCAAAAAGATAGCAAGACAACAATATTCGGCATAAACAGCCGGTTTTATGAGTCGTTCAGAACTGGGGACCTGGCAGCAATGCAAGCCCTGTGGTCAAAGAAAGACGAGGTGTGCTGTGTTCACCCTGGTTTAAAAGGGATATCTGGTTATGATGATGTTATTGAGAGCTGGAATTTGGTTTGGGCAAACTATGAATTTCCACTAGAAATTAGGCTAGAAGACATCAAGGTTCATGCTAGAGGGGATATGGGGTATGTTACTTGCATGGAATTTGTCAAGACAAAAGGAGGAAGATGGGGAGGGCAATTTGTAACCAATGTGTTCGAGAAGATTGATGGCCAGTGGTATATTTGTATCCATCATGCTTCCCCAATAGACTTATGA